The DNA sequence CGAAGATTATCGTCTACGACCACAACGCCGACAAGCCCGACTACCCCATCAGCATTCTGAACGACCCCGAGGCCAGGAAGTACATCGACGGCTCGGCCTTTCACCTCTACGCCGGCCCGATTGAGGCCCTGAGCCAGGTGCACGACGCCCACCCCGACAAGAACCTGTACTTCACCGAGCAGTGGGTGGGCTCGAAAAGCCAGTTTGCCGAAAACCTGCCCTGGCACGTGCGCACCCTCATCATCGGGGGCACGCGCAACTGGGCCCGCACGGTGCTGGAGTGGAACCTGGCCGCCGACCCGCAGCAAAATCCGCACACGCCCGGCGGCTGCACCGAGTGCCGCGGCGCCCTGACGCTCGACGGCAACCAGGTGACGCGCGAAGACGCCTACTACATCATTGCCCACGCCAGCAAGTTTGCCCGCCCCGGCTCGGTCCGCATCGGCTCCAACGTGCCCGACAAGCTGCCCAACGTGGCCTTCAAAGCCCCCAACGGCGACAAGGTGCTGGTGGTGCAGAATGACAGCCCCGCGGCCCGCACCTTCACCATCCGCCACCAGGGCCGAAGCTTTGCCAGCACGCTGGCCGCCGGCGCCGTGGGCACCTACGTGTGGTAGGCCGCGCTTCTTCCTCTTTCCCACCCCGCCGCATGAAAACCCCGAACCAACTTCTGACCCGCCTGGCCACGGCCCTGCTGCTCCCGGCCCTGCTGCTGAGCGCCTGCACCTCCAAGCCCGCCGACGCCCCGGCTCCGGGCGGCGGCGGGGGCGGCGTCATCACGCCGCCCGTCACGGGCCCGTCGCAGGTGGCCCTGTGGCTGACCACCACCGACCAGGTGGCGCTGTTCCGGAAAAGCACGGCGGTGCTGAATTTTCAGGCCCCGACCGGCAACAACCCCACCATCGTGGTGGACACGACCCAAACGTATCAGTCGATAGACGGGTTTGGCTACACGCTCACGGGGGGCAGCGCCACGCTGCTGAATCAGCTGAGCGCCACCGCCCGGGCCGCGCTGCTCAAGGAGCTGTTTGCCACCGACGAAACCAATATCGGGGTCAGCTACCTGCGCATCAGCATCGGGGCCTCCGACCTGAGCGACCGGCCCTACACCTACGACGATCTGCCTTCCGGGCAGACCGACCCCACCCTGGCCCAGTTCAGCCTGCAGCCCGACAAGACCGACCTGATTCCGGTGCTCAAGGAAATTCTGGCGCTGAATCCCACGCTCAAGATTCTGGGCTCCCCGTGGTCGGCCCCGGCCTGGATGAAAACCAACGCCAGCCTGAAGGGCGGCTCGCTCAAGCCCGAGTACTACGCGGCCTACGCCGACTACTTCGTGAAGTACCTCAGGGCCATGCAGGCCGAGGGCATCACGCTGGATGCCCTGACGGTGCAGAACGAGCCCCTGAACCCCGACAACAACCCCAGCCTGTATATGACGGCCGCCGAGCAGGGCACTTTCATCAAGCAGAACCTGGGCCCCGCCTTGCGCGCGGCCGGACTCAGCACCAAGATTATCCTGTATGACCACAACGCCGACCGCACCGACTACCCGCTGGCTATCCTGGCCGACGCGGCGGTGCGGCCCTACGTGGATGGCTCGGCGTTTCACCTCTACGCCGGCAACATCAGCGCCCTGAGTGCAGTGCACGCGGCCTACCCCGACAAGGGCGTCTACTTCACCGAGCAGTGGGTGGGCGGGCCCGGCAACTTCGCCGGCGACTTCAGCTGGCACGTGAATAACCTCATCATCGGGGCCACGCGCAACTGGAGCAAGAACGTGCTGGAGTGGAACCTGGCCGCCGACCAGAACTACGGCCCCCGCACCCAGGGCGGCTGCCCCAACTGCCTGGGCGCGCTGACCATCAACGGCGGCAGCGTGACGCGCAACACGGCCTACTACACCGTGGCCCACGCCAGCAAGTTCGTGCGGCCCGGCTCGGTGCGCGTGGCTACCAACCTGCCCGCCAACCTGCCCAACGTGGCCTTCAAAGCGCCCAATGGCCGGAAGGTGCTCATCGTGCAGAACAGCGGGGCCACCCAAACCTTCGACATCAGCTACCGGGGCAAGGTCGTCAGTTCGACGCTGACCGCCGGGGCCGTGGGCACCTACGTCTGGTAAGCTGCCCGCCCGGCCCGCCTTTTCTCTTTACCTCACTCCCGCTGCCTACCGCCTGACAACCCGCTTTCCGCCCCGTTTGCCCGCTTTCCGCACCTGTTCACCGCTCTGTTTCCCATTTTTTCCACCACCAAAATTCCTACAGAACATGAACAAAACTACGCTTCTCGCCGGCCCGCTGCGCCGGCTGCGCAACCTGCTGGTGCTGACGACGGGCCTGGGCCTGGCCCACCACGCCGCCGCGCAAAGCTTTCTGCGCGCCGACGGCCAGCGCATCGTGAATGCCAGCAACCAGGAAGTGATTCTGAACGGCATGAACCTGGGCAACTGGGCCGTGCAGGAAGGCTACATGATGAAAGTGGGCTGGCCGGGGGCCACGATAAACGGCGCCACGAAGCAGACGCAGGGCGCGGTAAAAAAGAGCCTCTACAACGCGGGCATGAGCGACGCGGCCGTGGAAACCTTCTACCAGAACTACCGCGACAATTTCATTACCAAGCCCGATATCGACTACATCGCCAGCAAGGGCTTCAACTGCGTGCGCCTGCCGCTGCACTACGAGCTGTTCCTGACGCCCAGCCAGCGGGCCGTGCGCAACAGCGTGATGCGCGGCACCGTCTCGTACGACTCCTACGTAAGCCAGCTCACGGGCTGGTACAACGCCAATCAGCTCTTCACGGACCCGGCCAACATGGCGGCGCTGGCCATGATTGACAACACGCTGGCCTGGGCCCAGGCCAACAACATGTACGTGGTGCTCGACATGCACGCCGTGCCCGGCTCCCAGGGCACCGACGCCAACATTGCCGACCAGATTGTGGCCAACGACCTCTGGAACCGGCAAATCAACCAGGACGTGCTCGACCGGCTGTGGCGCTTCGTCTCGAACCGCTACAAGAACGACGCCCGGGTGGCCATGTACGACCTCATCAATGAGCCCAACAACTACCCCAGCAACCAGAAGATTCACGACGTATTTCAGCGCCTGATTACCTCCATCCGGGGCCAGGGCGACAACCACCTGATCCTGGTAGAGGGCAACGGCTGGGGCAACGACTACAACTACCTGGAG is a window from the Hymenobacter aquaticus genome containing:
- a CDS encoding glycoside hydrolase family 30 protein, with protein sequence MKTPNQLLTRLATALLLPALLLSACTSKPADAPAPGGGGGGVITPPVTGPSQVALWLTTTDQVALFRKSTAVLNFQAPTGNNPTIVVDTTQTYQSIDGFGYTLTGGSATLLNQLSATARAALLKELFATDETNIGVSYLRISIGASDLSDRPYTYDDLPSGQTDPTLAQFSLQPDKTDLIPVLKEILALNPTLKILGSPWSAPAWMKTNASLKGGSLKPEYYAAYADYFVKYLRAMQAEGITLDALTVQNEPLNPDNNPSLYMTAAEQGTFIKQNLGPALRAAGLSTKIILYDHNADRTDYPLAILADAAVRPYVDGSAFHLYAGNISALSAVHAAYPDKGVYFTEQWVGGPGNFAGDFSWHVNNLIIGATRNWSKNVLEWNLAADQNYGPRTQGGCPNCLGALTINGGSVTRNTAYYTVAHASKFVRPGSVRVATNLPANLPNVAFKAPNGRKVLIVQNSGATQTFDISYRGKVVSSTLTAGAVGTYVW